The proteins below come from a single Zea mays cultivar B73 chromosome 8, Zm-B73-REFERENCE-NAM-5.0, whole genome shotgun sequence genomic window:
- the LOC542164 gene encoding elongated mesocotyl 1: MSGGGGLGSGCSYQKFVHFALEQTRHRSTLVPHPSQEKFRFIKANEDNTVLNALSFSTSKIRLLRSLTIEQKNSVQVLDFAAFSRPEYDLPIFCANAFSSPARSIVVLDLNPLYDTTEHKDYREKYYRALMPLVHKYSELLPWGGKITSESLRFFSPIVIWTVFEPSEANHQALYSAFVDYYMVWLEFMDGAVRESSKEKIDRNREAQHKYLTWRAEKDPGYPLLKKLIGESGAKDLVREFLFEGVGSLGTKSFLEYFAEYAQEDGTVNKKRSMAGKSFGTRPWDAHGLFVGDAVDG; encoded by the exons atgagcggcggcggcggccttgGGTCCGGCTGCTCGTACCAGAAGTTCGTCCACTTCGCGCTGGAGCAGacccgccaccgctccactctCGTCCCCCACCCGTCCCAG GAAAAGTTCAGGTTCATAAAAGCAAATGAGGATAACACCGTTCTCAATGCCTTGTCATTCAGCACTTCCAAAATTAGACTGCTTCGGAGCTTGACAATTGAGCAAAAAAACTCGGTTCAG GTTCTTGATTTTGCTGCCTTCTCAAGACCTGAATACGACCTTCCTATATTTTGTGCCAATGCCTTCTCATCCCCTGCACGGAGTATTGTTGTCTT GGACCTCAACCCTTTGTATGATACCACTGAACACAAGGATTACAGGGAAAAATACTACAGGGCTTTGATGCCCCTTGTACACAAGTACAGTGAG CTTCTGCCCTGGGGTGGCAAGATTACAAGTGAGTCGCTGAGATTCTTCTCTCCCATTGTTATCTGGACGGTATTCGAGCCAAGCGAAGCCAACCACCAAGCTCTATACTCGGCCTTCGTGGATTACTATATG GTCTGGCTTGAGTTCATGGACGGAGCAGTTCGCGAAAGTAGCAAAGAAAAAATCGACCGCAATAGAGAAGCGCAACATAAATATCTCACATGGAGAGCAGAGAAG GATCCTGGGTACCCGCTGCTAAAGAAGTTGATCGGTGAGAGTGGTGCCAAG GACCTGGTGAGGGAGTTCCTCTTCGAAGGAGTTGGCTCGCTCGGAACCAAGTCGTTTCTGGAGTATTTCGCCGAGTACGCGCAAGAGGACGGGACGGTGAACAAGAAGCGGAGCATGGCGGGGAAGTCCTTTGGAACCCGACCTTGGGACGCCCACGGACTGTTCGTCGGCGACGCTGTGGATGGATAG